The following proteins are encoded in a genomic region of Opitutus sp.:
- a CDS encoding BLUF domain-containing protein has translation MLRAACSAPSTFIAELKRSAEIKTIMIQLIYFSNASSSVSSVDIRNILAVARRRNCAEGLTGVLFYGGGRFMQVLEGEEVLVEKLYGGIKLDPRHSLLRLISKKVIQERDFADWTMAFRDTSTLTSIEMEGFNDVLSPDFDLSSISRSRIGRLVTSFKLYAKMSD, from the coding sequence GTGCTCCGAGCAGCATGCTCCGCGCCAAGCACGTTCATCGCTGAGCTTAAACGTTCGGCAGAAATAAAAACAATCATGATACAACTAATATATTTTAGTAACGCGTCTAGTTCGGTTTCTTCGGTGGATATTCGCAATATACTTGCTGTTGCGCGCCGTCGTAATTGTGCCGAAGGATTAACTGGGGTTCTTTTTTATGGTGGCGGAAGGTTTATGCAAGTTTTGGAGGGCGAGGAAGTGCTTGTCGAAAAGTTGTATGGCGGTATAAAGCTGGATCCGCGTCATTCTTTATTGCGACTTATCTCTAAAAAGGTGATTCAGGAACGCGATTTCGCTGATTGGACTATGGCTTTCCGTGATACTAGTACATTGACAAGTATAGAAATGGAGGGATTTAACGATGTCTTAAGTCCTGATTTTGATTTATCTAGTATTTCTCGTTCAAGGATTGGGCGATTGGTTACTTCTTTTAAGTTGTATGCCAAAATGTCTGATTGA
- a CDS encoding SHOCT domain-containing protein, whose product MNDYIWLVWIVGIICYTVYKVLALRSQSSNRYEELKTLSELRDKGVISQAEFDAKKSIILK is encoded by the coding sequence ATGAACGATTACATATGGCTTGTCTGGATAGTTGGCATTATTTGTTACACTGTTTACAAGGTTCTCGCTTTACGCTCTCAGTCGTCGAACCGTTATGAAGAACTAAAGACGCTTAGTGAACTGCGCGATAAAGGCGTTATTAGCCAAGCAGAATTTGATGCCAAGAAGTCTATTATTTTAAAGTAA